In a single window of the Subtercola sp. PAMC28395 genome:
- a CDS encoding ribulokinase has translation MPHYLAIDIGTESARCAVFTSEGRRVGDGSSTYMTTFPRSGWAEQDPLDWWNSAADAARQALSQAGVTVVDAVSIATTSSSVVFLDSQGHSLRPALLWMDARASEQSRRTAEVDHPALKFSGGSDSSEWLVPKAMWVAENEPDVYADSRYIGESVDYLTWKLTGEWLGSRLNATCKWNYDSRESDLPHDLYETLGVPDLGTKLPKDIRAVGRVAGRLTDEASAKFGLSNRPVVGIGGIDAHLSLIPLQGLSSHPVSIVAGTSNAFIAELTDPVFSSSIWGPYPNALSSGKWLVEGGQVSAGSSLTWLAERVLGFGRERVQALISDASSLDAVTHGLLVLDNFMGNRTPLRDPLLRGAILGASLGTTPAQLYLATVESVAYGTRQVLDSFVDAGVDDSDVFITGGIRHNALWLQTTADVLGRPINLVAGENLTLLACAAIAATANGDAATLEEAARVFSPSSVVVEPDVVKHEILDQAYSLYREATTATTGIHHSLHKLSTGHSATVATEPGLS, from the coding sequence ATGCCCCACTACCTTGCAATCGACATCGGCACCGAAAGCGCCCGTTGTGCCGTCTTCACAAGCGAAGGGCGACGGGTCGGCGATGGCAGCTCGACGTATATGACGACGTTTCCACGATCGGGGTGGGCAGAACAGGACCCCCTCGACTGGTGGAACAGCGCTGCCGATGCCGCGCGTCAGGCGTTGTCGCAAGCGGGGGTGACCGTTGTCGATGCGGTCAGTATCGCGACGACCTCGTCTTCTGTGGTCTTTCTCGACTCGCAGGGGCATTCGCTTCGCCCCGCGCTTCTCTGGATGGATGCTCGTGCGAGCGAACAGTCCCGCAGAACGGCGGAGGTCGATCATCCGGCTCTGAAGTTCTCAGGCGGCTCGGACTCGTCGGAGTGGCTCGTGCCCAAGGCCATGTGGGTTGCCGAGAACGAACCCGATGTGTACGCGGACTCGCGCTACATCGGAGAATCAGTGGACTACCTCACCTGGAAGCTCACGGGGGAATGGCTGGGCTCCCGCCTGAATGCGACCTGCAAATGGAACTACGACTCTCGCGAATCGGATCTGCCCCATGACCTCTACGAGACGCTCGGCGTACCCGATCTCGGCACCAAGCTCCCGAAGGACATCAGGGCTGTCGGACGTGTTGCAGGCAGGCTCACGGACGAGGCCTCGGCGAAGTTCGGCCTGTCCAACCGGCCGGTCGTCGGCATCGGCGGTATTGACGCCCACCTGTCACTGATCCCTCTTCAAGGTCTCAGCTCCCACCCGGTGTCGATCGTCGCAGGAACCTCGAACGCGTTCATCGCGGAGTTGACCGACCCGGTCTTCTCCTCCTCGATCTGGGGCCCGTACCCTAACGCGCTCAGTTCCGGCAAGTGGCTCGTCGAGGGCGGTCAGGTCTCGGCCGGGTCATCATTGACGTGGCTGGCTGAACGGGTACTGGGCTTCGGGCGCGAGCGTGTTCAGGCTCTGATCTCAGACGCAAGCAGTCTCGACGCCGTAACGCATGGTCTGCTCGTGCTCGACAACTTCATGGGCAACCGGACTCCGCTGCGTGACCCGCTGTTGCGCGGGGCGATTCTCGGTGCGAGCCTCGGAACGACCCCGGCGCAGCTATATCTGGCCACCGTTGAATCGGTGGCCTATGGCACTCGTCAAGTTCTCGACTCATTCGTCGATGCCGGAGTGGACGATTCAGACGTCTTCATCACTGGAGGAATCCGGCACAATGCACTGTGGCTGCAGACCACAGCCGATGTTCTCGGGCGACCGATCAACCTCGTCGCTGGTGAGAATCTCACCCTCCTTGCGTGCGCGGCGATCGCCGCCACGGCAAACGGCGATGCCGCAACGCTCGAGGAGGCCGCGCGCGTGTTCAGTCCCAGCAGTGTCGTCGTCGAGCCCGACGTGGTCAAGCACGAGATCCTCGACCAGGCCTATTCCTTGTACCGTGAGGCGACAACGGCGACGACGGGAATCCATCACTCCCTCCACAAACTCTCAACCGGTCATTCGGCCACTGTCGCCACGGAGCCCGGGCTGTCATGA
- a CDS encoding sugar-binding transcriptional regulator: MNADDELLAVKAAELYYEDDKTQDEIGALLHLTRWKVGRLLNQAKQEGFIRIEIVHPRARKLPLERELRARFGLIDAVVVPSSDSDDEPELRARVASGAAAYLTSLRPAPRTLGVSWGRTMHDVAMSLPEGWARGVSVIQINGGVSLNKRASSAANTAVSIAQKGGGSATLLPSPAILQEAATKRAIENDRTVRAVLDAAASASTYLFSAGAVDTKSVLVESGYLSSADVTALISKGAVADVIGRFIDADGNIIDHSLNERTLGLSIDALRASNSAIAVIAGESKHEICRTVVSNGLCTVLVTDQNTATYLLESQR, translated from the coding sequence ATGAACGCCGACGACGAGTTGCTTGCGGTGAAAGCCGCTGAGCTCTATTACGAAGACGACAAGACGCAAGACGAAATCGGTGCCCTTCTGCACCTGACCCGGTGGAAGGTCGGCCGGCTGCTCAACCAGGCCAAGCAGGAAGGTTTCATTCGCATCGAGATCGTGCACCCTCGTGCGCGCAAACTTCCTCTGGAACGCGAACTCCGAGCGCGGTTCGGCCTCATCGACGCTGTCGTCGTGCCGAGTTCCGACTCCGATGACGAACCCGAACTTCGTGCGCGGGTAGCCAGCGGCGCAGCAGCGTACCTGACCTCACTCCGCCCAGCGCCGCGCACCTTGGGTGTCAGCTGGGGTCGCACGATGCACGACGTGGCAATGAGCCTGCCCGAGGGCTGGGCTCGAGGCGTGAGCGTCATTCAGATCAATGGTGGTGTCAGTCTCAACAAGCGAGCGAGCTCTGCGGCGAACACTGCCGTCTCCATCGCCCAGAAGGGTGGCGGTTCTGCGACCCTCTTGCCGTCTCCCGCGATACTGCAAGAGGCAGCGACGAAGCGCGCCATCGAAAACGATCGAACCGTTCGCGCCGTGCTGGATGCAGCTGCCTCCGCGTCGACGTACCTCTTCAGCGCAGGCGCGGTTGATACCAAATCCGTGCTCGTGGAGAGCGGATACCTCAGCTCGGCCGATGTCACTGCTCTCATCTCAAAAGGCGCCGTAGCCGATGTGATCGGCAGGTTCATCGATGCAGACGGAAACATCATCGATCACTCGCTGAACGAACGAACGCTCGGCCTTTCGATCGACGCGCTGCGGGCTTCGAACAGTGCCATCGCCGTCATTGCAGGCGAGTCGAAACACGAGATCTGCCGCACGGTCGTCTCGAACGGCCTCTGCACGGTCCTGGTCACTGATCAGAACACAGCCACCTACCTCTTGGAGTCTCAACGATGA
- a CDS encoding galactitol-1-phosphate 5-dehydrogenase has translation MTDELLSTHLSNAPLAGEMTAGVLHDVGDVRIEQVPIPTPGPGDLLVKVAACGVCGSDIPRMNFSAPYRLPLICGHEFSGHVVFAADDVTGFTVGDLVSVPPLLPCRKCESCLEGHFSLCEDYDYFGSRRDGAYAQYVVVPADNALIMPEGLDPRAAAMIDPAAIALHAIWRTRLTAGSRVAVIGAGPIGLFAVQWARLLGATDVLAVDVNEQKADMAREAGATHTATNDEEALAHAGKGYDVIIESAGVPQTIALAVKLAARHGEAAFIGIPHRPVELDKAAFSGFLRNEVSLYGSWNSFSAPFPGKEWTESAAKLSTGDLKWQFMITHELGLDALPETMKQLADRSIFSSKVLFFPNAG, from the coding sequence ATGACAGACGAACTCCTCTCCACTCACCTTTCGAATGCGCCCCTCGCCGGCGAGATGACAGCGGGAGTTCTTCACGATGTGGGAGACGTGCGAATCGAGCAGGTACCGATCCCGACCCCGGGCCCCGGGGATCTGCTCGTGAAGGTCGCCGCCTGCGGAGTGTGCGGGTCGGACATACCGCGGATGAACTTCTCGGCACCCTACCGGCTCCCGCTCATCTGCGGTCATGAGTTCTCCGGGCACGTGGTGTTCGCCGCCGACGATGTCACAGGTTTCACCGTCGGTGACCTCGTCTCGGTGCCGCCGCTGCTGCCGTGTCGCAAATGCGAGAGCTGCCTCGAGGGGCACTTCAGCCTCTGTGAGGACTACGACTACTTCGGCAGCCGTCGTGACGGTGCGTATGCGCAATATGTCGTCGTTCCTGCCGACAACGCGCTGATCATGCCCGAGGGGCTCGACCCTCGGGCAGCAGCAATGATTGATCCTGCGGCGATCGCGCTGCACGCCATCTGGCGCACTCGTCTGACAGCCGGATCACGTGTCGCCGTCATCGGCGCTGGCCCAATCGGCTTGTTCGCCGTTCAATGGGCACGACTGCTCGGCGCCACTGACGTGCTGGCCGTCGACGTGAACGAGCAGAAGGCGGACATGGCACGTGAGGCCGGCGCAACGCACACCGCCACCAACGATGAGGAGGCTCTCGCGCACGCTGGCAAGGGCTACGACGTCATCATCGAGTCAGCAGGAGTGCCGCAGACGATTGCGCTTGCAGTGAAACTGGCCGCCCGTCACGGCGAGGCCGCGTTCATCGGCATTCCGCACCGGCCGGTGGAGCTCGACAAAGCGGCATTCAGTGGTTTTCTTCGCAACGAAGTGAGCCTGTACGGGAGCTGGAATTCCTTCTCTGCGCCGTTCCCTGGTAAGGAATGGACGGAGTCGGCGGCCAAGCTTTCGACCGGCGATCTCAAGTGGCAGTTCATGATCACGCACGAACTGGGGCTCGATGCGCTGCCCGAGACGATGAAGCAGTTGGCCGACAGGTCTATCTTTAGCTCCAAAGTTCTCTTCTTCCCGAACGCTGGATGA
- the deoC gene encoding deoxyribose-phosphate aldolase yields the protein MTIEQPVIDTPGAVQGIRDLVGGEATDTNLRRYLEGIPGVDAVGLEQRAASLGTRSIKTTSKAWALDTIIRLIDLTTLEGADTPGKVRSLVAKALVPDASDVSTPRVAAVCVYGDMVGDAVAALGSAHGDPDHGGVSVAAVATAFPSGRASRAVKLADTADAVRAGADEIDMVIDRGAFLSGRYGQVFDEIVAVKEACRRQDGTSAHLKVILETGELNTYDNVRRASWLAMLAGGDFIKTSTGKVAPAATLPVTLLMLEAVRDWHRVTGQKIGVKPAGGIRSSKDAIKYLVTVAETVGEEWLQPHLFRFGASSLLNDVLLQRQKLTTGHYSGPDYVTVD from the coding sequence ATGACTATCGAACAGCCCGTGATCGACACCCCAGGTGCCGTCCAAGGCATCAGAGACCTTGTCGGTGGGGAAGCAACCGATACGAACCTCCGCCGCTACCTCGAAGGCATTCCGGGCGTTGACGCTGTCGGTCTGGAACAACGAGCAGCGTCGCTCGGCACCCGCTCCATCAAGACCACATCAAAAGCGTGGGCCCTCGACACGATCATCCGGTTGATCGACCTGACCACCCTCGAGGGTGCCGATACACCGGGCAAGGTCAGGTCTCTCGTCGCCAAGGCGCTGGTGCCCGATGCAAGCGATGTGAGCACTCCACGTGTGGCGGCGGTGTGCGTCTATGGCGACATGGTCGGTGACGCGGTTGCCGCCCTCGGTTCGGCACACGGCGACCCGGACCACGGCGGCGTGAGCGTGGCGGCCGTCGCGACCGCGTTCCCGAGCGGCCGGGCTTCGCGCGCGGTCAAACTCGCCGACACCGCAGATGCAGTGAGGGCCGGTGCCGACGAGATCGACATGGTCATCGATCGCGGCGCTTTTCTCTCTGGCCGGTACGGCCAGGTCTTCGACGAGATCGTCGCTGTGAAAGAGGCCTGCCGCCGCCAGGATGGAACGTCTGCGCACCTGAAGGTCATTCTCGAGACGGGCGAACTGAACACCTACGACAACGTTCGCCGGGCATCCTGGCTGGCCATGCTTGCCGGTGGTGACTTCATCAAGACATCGACAGGAAAGGTCGCCCCCGCCGCGACCCTGCCCGTGACCCTTCTCATGCTCGAGGCTGTTCGCGACTGGCATCGGGTGACCGGCCAGAAGATCGGCGTGAAGCCTGCCGGTGGCATCCGGTCGTCGAAAGATGCCATCAAGTACCTCGTGACGGTGGCAGAGACGGTGGGGGAGGAGTGGCTGCAGCCGCACCTGTTCCGGTTCGGTGCGTCGAGCCTGCTGAACGACGTTCTGCTTCAGCGCCAGAAGCTGACCACGGGGCACTACTCGGGCCCCGACTACGTCACAGTCGATTAG
- a CDS encoding sugar ABC transporter ATP-binding protein: MNVDAPLVTTESQANSLPALRLRMRSINKSFPGTHACRDTRLEVSPGEVHRLLGENGAGKSTLMKILSGSYQPDSGTIEIDGVEVSFATPLDGIAAGIAVIYQELDLFPDLTVAQNLYLGHSPSVAGLVRRRQRKMDARRVLERVGATFSPDAVVGTLPIADQQLTAIARALTADARLIVMDEPTATLGDADVEKVHRVIRGLVEEGRSVVYISHRLDEVRDIGDRVTVLRDGANVAEHVVALSTPDQWIADMIGDKKHELTDVTDRPRPTGVPLLDIHHVGIKGVIDVDNVSVLPGEIVGLAGLGGAGRTTYLSAVFGATKSTNSISLDGRPLRIRSVRDATAAGFGLVPESRKTEGLMLGLSIARNASVSSIDNAPWLFPHRRGKALSAPVLKRLGVKYASVNQAVGQLSGGNQQKVVLAKWLTRGIRVLLLDEPTRGLDIGAKADLYRQVRTLADQGAAVIVASSELSELMANADRIIVLHEGRKVAEFDPRTHSEETITHAIISGKTS, encoded by the coding sequence ATGAATGTCGACGCCCCTCTGGTAACCACCGAGAGCCAGGCCAACAGCCTGCCGGCTCTTCGACTGCGCATGCGCAGCATCAACAAGTCGTTTCCCGGCACCCACGCCTGCCGCGATACTCGACTCGAGGTGAGTCCGGGCGAAGTTCACCGCTTACTCGGCGAGAACGGCGCAGGCAAGTCCACGCTGATGAAGATCCTGTCGGGTTCGTACCAACCAGACAGCGGAACGATTGAGATAGACGGGGTCGAGGTCTCATTCGCTACCCCGCTCGACGGCATAGCGGCTGGGATCGCCGTCATCTATCAGGAACTCGACCTATTTCCCGATCTGACCGTGGCTCAGAATCTCTACCTCGGGCATTCTCCGAGTGTTGCGGGGCTCGTGCGCAGGCGGCAGCGAAAGATGGATGCCCGGCGCGTTCTCGAGCGCGTCGGAGCCACGTTCTCTCCCGACGCGGTGGTCGGCACCCTGCCGATCGCAGACCAGCAACTCACGGCGATCGCCCGGGCACTCACTGCCGATGCCCGTCTGATCGTGATGGACGAACCGACCGCGACGCTCGGCGACGCCGATGTCGAGAAGGTGCACCGCGTCATCCGTGGCCTTGTCGAAGAAGGCCGTTCGGTCGTCTACATTTCGCATCGCCTCGATGAGGTGCGCGACATCGGTGACAGGGTCACGGTATTGCGCGACGGGGCGAACGTCGCAGAGCACGTTGTCGCCTTGAGCACTCCGGACCAGTGGATCGCCGACATGATCGGTGACAAGAAGCACGAACTCACCGATGTGACCGACAGGCCGCGACCGACGGGAGTGCCGCTGCTCGACATCCATCACGTGGGCATAAAGGGCGTCATAGATGTCGACAACGTCTCCGTTCTGCCCGGCGAGATCGTCGGTCTCGCAGGACTCGGCGGTGCGGGTCGAACCACCTATCTGTCGGCCGTTTTCGGCGCAACAAAGTCGACCAACAGCATCAGTCTCGACGGCAGACCCCTCCGAATCCGCTCAGTTCGCGACGCGACGGCAGCCGGGTTCGGACTCGTGCCCGAATCGCGCAAGACCGAAGGCCTCATGTTGGGGCTCTCGATCGCACGAAACGCATCCGTCTCCTCGATCGATAACGCACCGTGGCTGTTCCCGCATCGCAGAGGCAAGGCGCTCTCCGCTCCCGTGCTGAAACGCCTCGGGGTGAAGTACGCCAGCGTCAACCAGGCAGTCGGACAGCTCAGCGGTGGCAACCAGCAGAAGGTCGTCCTCGCGAAATGGTTGACCAGGGGCATCCGGGTGCTGCTGCTCGACGAACCGACCAGGGGACTCGACATCGGAGCCAAAGCCGATCTCTACAGGCAAGTTCGAACACTTGCCGACCAGGGTGCTGCGGTCATCGTTGCCAGCAGTGAGCTCTCCGAGCTCATGGCCAATGCCGACCGCATCATCGTTCTGCACGAAGGCCGCAAAGTCGCCGAATTCGACCCCAGAACTCATTCCGAAGAAACCATCACGCACGCCATCATCAGCGGGAAGACCTCATGA
- a CDS encoding amidohydrolase translates to MTDSILTAGTIITMDESLPRAEAVAVSGGVIVAVGSLAEAQEALPGAQVIDTGAAVLMPGFIESHGHPIVSGQATQAPARSISPWDAPTWNDVLAIFAEAITATPADVPLLFNGFDALLHGIEHPTALSLDAIFGERLVAVADNSGHGVYFTTALIASQGWDAQPPADPVGGSFGRNTDGSLDGTAYELPAVLAVVMPVMAKLGGNPLHPAMAFYRLMAEAGITSASEMTYNDQLKGAYEALAVMSNVPLRLSAYHVSVEASCAEPLVSDVSTELLVKQGIKLWADGSPWIGNVATSFGYLDTETTRRAKIDRSVAGEHAMNYSRADLDAILDKHALSGWQISVHVNGDLGLDIVLDAIERALVKYRLLGTDHRWRVEHVGAGRKDQFERAARLGVAISMGPFQFYYWGDMLDGEMFESEYGSQWQAFRDAFSSGATVSFHNDGAVTPPTPLLNVQTAVTRRTRSGALRGANQAISVHEGLAAETINAAFLLKRDHLVGSIAVGKLADFVELSADPYDVDPRTLATDVMVLGTWLGGGRIDLDVFMGESHGVDQAQHADLSAHVASGHRC, encoded by the coding sequence ATGACTGATTCGATCCTCACCGCCGGCACCATCATCACGATGGATGAGTCTCTGCCGCGCGCCGAAGCCGTCGCCGTCTCGGGCGGAGTCATCGTCGCCGTCGGATCGCTCGCCGAGGCGCAGGAAGCGTTGCCCGGTGCGCAGGTCATCGACACGGGGGCCGCCGTACTCATGCCCGGCTTCATCGAGTCCCACGGGCATCCGATCGTCTCTGGTCAGGCCACGCAGGCGCCGGCCAGGTCGATCTCCCCGTGGGATGCGCCGACGTGGAATGACGTGCTCGCGATCTTCGCCGAAGCGATCACTGCAACCCCGGCCGATGTGCCCCTGCTGTTCAACGGCTTCGATGCGCTTTTGCATGGCATCGAGCATCCGACCGCGCTGTCGCTCGACGCCATCTTCGGCGAACGGCTGGTTGCTGTCGCCGACAACTCGGGCCACGGTGTCTACTTCACCACCGCGCTGATCGCCAGCCAGGGGTGGGATGCCCAGCCACCCGCAGACCCGGTGGGCGGCTCGTTCGGCCGCAACACCGACGGCTCACTCGACGGCACCGCGTATGAACTGCCGGCCGTACTCGCCGTGGTCATGCCGGTGATGGCGAAGCTCGGCGGCAACCCGCTGCACCCGGCGATGGCGTTCTACCGGCTCATGGCCGAGGCGGGCATCACCTCGGCGAGCGAGATGACGTACAACGACCAGCTCAAGGGCGCATACGAGGCGCTCGCCGTCATGTCGAACGTGCCGCTGCGCCTCTCGGCCTACCACGTCTCGGTCGAGGCGAGCTGCGCCGAGCCGCTGGTCTCTGACGTCTCGACAGAACTCTTGGTGAAACAGGGCATCAAACTGTGGGCCGATGGCTCGCCGTGGATCGGCAACGTGGCCACATCGTTCGGGTACCTGGACACCGAGACGACACGCCGCGCGAAGATCGACCGCTCGGTGGCCGGCGAGCACGCCATGAACTACTCACGTGCAGACCTCGACGCCATTCTCGACAAACACGCGCTGTCTGGCTGGCAGATCTCCGTACACGTGAACGGCGACCTCGGGCTCGACATCGTGCTCGACGCGATCGAACGGGCGCTGGTGAAGTACCGGCTTCTCGGCACCGATCACCGCTGGCGGGTGGAGCATGTGGGAGCCGGGCGCAAAGACCAGTTCGAGCGCGCCGCGAGACTGGGCGTGGCCATTTCGATGGGGCCGTTCCAGTTCTACTACTGGGGCGACATGCTCGACGGCGAGATGTTCGAATCGGAGTACGGCTCGCAGTGGCAGGCGTTCAGGGACGCGTTCAGCTCGGGTGCCACGGTGTCGTTTCACAATGATGGCGCGGTGACGCCGCCTACCCCCCTGCTCAACGTCCAGACAGCGGTGACGCGCCGCACACGCAGCGGCGCACTTCGAGGGGCGAACCAGGCCATCTCAGTACACGAAGGACTGGCGGCCGAGACCATCAACGCTGCGTTCCTTTTGAAGCGGGACCACCTCGTGGGTTCGATTGCCGTGGGAAAGCTGGCCGACTTCGTGGAGCTCTCGGCAGATCCGTACGACGTCGACCCGCGAACGCTCGCGACAGACGTGATGGTGCTCGGCACCTGGCTCGGGGGCGGCCGCATCGATCTGGATGTGTTCATGGGTGAATCGCACGGGGTCGACCAGGCGCAACACGCCGATCTGTCGGCGCACGTCGCTTCTGGCCACCGCTGCTGA
- a CDS encoding DUF4190 domain-containing protein codes for MTDLNGNQLPPTPPTPPAAPAYSAPAQPAAPVYAQPATPASVPGKTLGIVALIVAIFFNIIGLILGIVALVQSRRVGAKNGPAVAAIIVGAVLFILGIVIVIIAVTAGAAAINSLCQGLPSGTSTLSNGVTVTCP; via the coding sequence ATGACCGACTTGAATGGCAACCAGCTGCCGCCCACACCCCCAACACCGCCTGCCGCACCGGCGTACTCTGCTCCTGCGCAGCCCGCCGCGCCTGTCTACGCCCAGCCCGCCACACCGGCGTCGGTACCCGGCAAGACACTCGGTATCGTCGCTCTGATCGTGGCGATCTTCTTCAACATCATCGGCCTCATCCTCGGTATCGTCGCCCTGGTGCAGTCGCGTCGCGTCGGTGCCAAGAACGGCCCTGCTGTTGCTGCGATCATCGTCGGCGCCGTGCTGTTCATCCTCGGCATCGTCATCGTCATCATCGCGGTCACTGCCGGTGCCGCAGCGATCAACAGCCTGTGCCAGGGCCTGCCCTCAGGCACGAGCACACTGTCGAACGGTGTCACGGTCACCTGCCCGTAA
- a CDS encoding substrate-binding domain-containing protein, with amino-acid sequence MKKSLRFAALIPIALILSACSVSTTPGGAASTGSAGTTGTVTIGFSQATQQSPFYVELGNGVKAEAKAEGADLVYVDANGDVTKQNNDIQDLITKGVSVLLINPVDPQGIAPSIAAAKAANIPVITVDRSAAGSLAHVGRDNVAMGKLVGEELSKALGASGGKIVEIQGDAGGTVAMDRSKGFHDAFAGNSAVTIVQGPYAEYIRANAVTAMQDLLQANPDVKAVYAHNDDMALGALQVLKENGRTDVLVSGVDGLSEAVSAIADGSQYVATALNDPISLGAIAAKTSISAAKGDKVDAEIDAGTALVNKGNAASYVGTTLFAQAKK; translated from the coding sequence ATGAAAAAATCATTGCGCTTTGCAGCACTCATTCCCATCGCACTCATCCTGTCCGCTTGTTCCGTGTCCACCACGCCCGGTGGTGCAGCGAGCACAGGATCAGCCGGAACCACCGGGACCGTGACAATCGGCTTCAGTCAGGCGACACAGCAGTCGCCTTTCTATGTCGAACTCGGTAACGGTGTGAAGGCGGAAGCCAAAGCAGAAGGAGCCGACCTCGTCTATGTTGACGCGAACGGCGACGTCACAAAACAGAACAACGACATCCAGGACCTCATCACCAAGGGGGTCAGCGTCCTGCTCATCAACCCGGTCGACCCTCAGGGGATTGCGCCGAGCATCGCTGCTGCGAAGGCCGCCAACATTCCTGTCATCACCGTCGACAGGTCAGCGGCAGGCTCGCTTGCGCACGTAGGTCGTGACAACGTCGCGATGGGCAAGCTCGTCGGCGAGGAACTCTCGAAAGCTCTCGGGGCTTCGGGGGGCAAGATCGTCGAAATTCAGGGCGATGCAGGCGGTACGGTCGCTATGGATCGCTCGAAGGGCTTCCATGACGCTTTCGCCGGCAACTCTGCCGTGACGATCGTGCAGGGTCCGTACGCCGAGTACATCCGTGCGAACGCGGTCACGGCAATGCAGGACCTCCTGCAGGCGAACCCCGATGTCAAAGCGGTGTACGCGCACAATGACGACATGGCTCTGGGTGCACTTCAGGTTCTGAAGGAGAACGGCCGCACCGACGTTCTGGTCTCCGGTGTCGACGGGCTCAGTGAAGCCGTGTCGGCGATCGCCGACGGCAGTCAGTACGTCGCCACTGCGCTGAACGACCCGATCTCACTGGGAGCCATTGCCGCCAAGACGTCAATCTCCGCAGCTAAGGGCGACAAAGTCGACGCAGAGATCGACGCAGGCACTGCGCTGGTCAACAAGGGCAACGCCGCCAGCTATGTCGGCACGACCCTGTTCGCGCAGGCGAAGAAGTAG
- a CDS encoding ABC transporter permease: protein MTILKNPDTVSQAGEPARPENSLWKRRGSSWLVKGNLLIVFVVLVVVASILSPDFLTIRNVSNLLQQSSLTGIIAIGMTLVILTSGIDLSVGSTAALSGMVVAIALDGAVPIPLAILLAMGTGIVVGLGMGYVVAWIRLPAFIVTLAGLTAIRGAAFLTTDGKPVGQNLPEAFTVIGGGYIGFFPITGLIFIAVALVAAAVLRFTTFGEYIYAVGSNEEAARLSGVPVKWVQMAVFGISGLTAAIAGILLTSRLTIAQPTAFTGAELDGIAAVVLGGASLFGGRGGISGTFIAVLLLSVLKNLFNLMGIGSFFQMVATGIILLLALILNKFIDSRARTIS from the coding sequence ATGACAATCCTCAAGAATCCAGACACCGTGAGCCAGGCCGGAGAGCCGGCCAGGCCCGAGAATTCCCTTTGGAAGCGTCGAGGGTCGAGCTGGCTCGTCAAGGGTAATCTGCTGATCGTCTTCGTTGTGCTGGTCGTCGTCGCCTCGATTCTTTCGCCCGACTTCCTCACCATTCGAAACGTATCCAACCTCCTTCAGCAGTCGAGCCTGACGGGCATCATCGCCATCGGCATGACCCTGGTCATCCTGACCTCGGGAATTGACCTTTCGGTGGGCAGTACAGCAGCCCTCAGCGGAATGGTCGTTGCGATCGCTCTCGATGGCGCGGTTCCGATACCGCTCGCGATCCTTCTGGCGATGGGGACCGGCATTGTCGTCGGACTCGGGATGGGGTACGTCGTCGCCTGGATCAGGCTCCCTGCCTTCATCGTCACACTTGCTGGCCTCACGGCAATCCGGGGCGCTGCTTTTCTCACCACCGACGGCAAGCCCGTCGGTCAGAACCTCCCGGAGGCCTTCACCGTCATCGGCGGAGGCTACATCGGGTTCTTCCCGATCACCGGATTGATCTTCATCGCCGTCGCCCTGGTCGCCGCCGCTGTCCTGAGGTTCACCACGTTCGGTGAGTACATCTACGCAGTAGGGAGCAACGAGGAGGCCGCCCGGCTCTCGGGGGTGCCGGTAAAATGGGTTCAGATGGCTGTATTCGGAATCTCAGGACTCACAGCAGCGATCGCCGGAATCCTCCTCACCAGCCGTCTCACGATAGCCCAGCCGACAGCGTTCACTGGCGCAGAGCTCGACGGTATCGCAGCGGTCGTGCTGGGTGGGGCGAGCCTCTTCGGTGGTCGAGGAGGAATCAGTGGCACCTTCATCGCCGTTCTGCTGCTCAGCGTTTTGAAGAACCTCTTCAATCTCATGGGCATAGGTTCGTTCTTCCAGATGGTTGCCACCGGCATCATTCTTCTGTTGGCATTGATTCTGAACAAGTTCATCGACTCGCGTGCGCGCACGATTTCCTGA